One region of Deltaproteobacteria bacterium genomic DNA includes:
- a CDS encoding ATP phosphoribosyltransferase, with the protein MVIAIPKGRVLAQAIDLLRRAGYAVGDGIRTSRRLVHDAGPLRLLVLRGQDVPTYVDYGAADVGIAGSDVLDEQGRDLYEPLDLGIGRCRMVVAEAVDAPVVDAAPIHMRVATKYPNLTRRHLQARGITAEIIKLSGSIELAPLLGLAHRIVDLVETGETLRQNGLREVETIADVSARLVVNPARLKLRTDQISELIDRLESTAGVP; encoded by the coding sequence CTGGTGATCGCCATTCCGAAGGGTCGCGTACTCGCGCAGGCCATCGACCTGTTGCGCCGCGCCGGCTACGCGGTCGGCGACGGCATTCGGACATCTCGGCGGCTCGTGCACGACGCCGGGCCGCTGCGCCTGCTGGTGTTGCGCGGCCAAGACGTCCCCACCTACGTCGACTACGGCGCCGCTGACGTCGGCATCGCCGGCAGCGACGTGCTCGACGAGCAGGGACGCGACCTGTACGAGCCACTCGACCTCGGCATCGGCCGGTGCCGCATGGTCGTCGCCGAGGCCGTCGACGCGCCGGTTGTCGACGCGGCGCCCATTCACATGCGGGTCGCCACGAAATATCCCAACCTGACGCGCCGGCACCTGCAGGCGCGCGGAATTACCGCGGAGATCATCAAGCTGTCCGGGTCGATCGAGTTGGCGCCGCTACTCGGGCTGGCGCACCGCATCGTCGACCTCGTGGAAACCGGCGAGACGCTGCGGCAAAACGGCCTGCGCGAAGTCGAGACGATCGCGGACGTGTCCGCGCGCCTCGTGGTCAATCCGGCACGCCTCAAGTTGCGCACAGACCAGATTTCCGAGTTGATCGATCGGCTCGAGTCGACGGCTGGTGTACCCTGA
- the murA gene encoding UDP-N-acetylglucosamine 1-carboxyvinyltransferase: MDKIVVEGGRRLEGTVRVSGAKNAALPLMASTLLTGGPCALRNVPALDDVRTMAKLLRHLGCQVDADGPDGMQISPPRDREARCEAPYELVKTMRASVLVLGPLVARYGRARVSLPGGCAIGARPIDQHLKGLEALGARVSLSHGYVEVDAPRLSGARIVCDIPTVTGTENLMMAAALARGHTVIENAAREPEVEDLARVLNKMGGRVQGAGTTEIHIEGVDELHPIEHAIIPDRIEAGTFMVAAAITRGDVLVDGAAPEHLDAVIAKLRAAGATVTTEERGIRVRCDGALRPVDIMTQPHPGFPTDMQAQFMVLASQADGQSVIQEAIFENRFMHVPELCRMGADIHVSGRMAVIRGGRPLSGASVMATDLRASASLVLAGLVADGKTEVLRVYHLDRGYARIEEKLAPLGARIARCKA; the protein is encoded by the coding sequence GTGGATAAGATCGTCGTCGAGGGCGGCCGGCGTCTCGAGGGAACGGTGCGCGTAAGCGGCGCCAAGAACGCCGCGTTGCCGCTGATGGCGTCGACGCTGCTGACCGGTGGCCCGTGCGCGTTGCGCAACGTGCCGGCGCTCGACGACGTGCGCACGATGGCCAAGCTGCTGCGGCACCTGGGATGTCAAGTGGACGCCGACGGACCGGACGGGATGCAGATCTCGCCGCCGCGCGATCGCGAGGCGCGGTGCGAGGCGCCGTACGAGCTGGTCAAGACGATGCGCGCGAGCGTGCTGGTGCTCGGGCCGCTCGTGGCGCGATACGGCCGCGCGCGGGTGTCGCTACCCGGCGGCTGCGCCATCGGCGCGCGCCCGATCGACCAACACCTCAAAGGCCTCGAGGCGCTCGGCGCGCGCGTGTCGCTGTCGCACGGCTACGTCGAGGTGGATGCCCCCCGTTTGTCGGGCGCGCGCATCGTGTGCGACATCCCGACCGTCACCGGCACCGAGAATCTGATGATGGCCGCGGCGCTCGCGCGCGGTCACACCGTCATCGAGAACGCCGCGCGCGAACCGGAGGTGGAGGACCTGGCGCGCGTGCTCAACAAAATGGGCGGACGCGTACAGGGAGCCGGCACCACGGAAATTCACATCGAGGGAGTCGACGAACTCCACCCGATCGAGCACGCGATCATCCCCGATCGGATCGAAGCCGGTACGTTCATGGTGGCCGCCGCGATCACGCGTGGCGACGTGCTGGTCGACGGCGCGGCGCCGGAGCACCTCGACGCAGTGATCGCAAAGCTCCGCGCTGCCGGCGCGACGGTGACAACCGAGGAGCGCGGCATCCGCGTGCGGTGCGACGGGGCGCTGCGGCCGGTCGACATCATGACGCAGCCGCACCCGGGCTTCCCTACCGACATGCAGGCGCAGTTCATGGTGCTCGCGTCGCAGGCGGACGGCCAGAGCGTCATCCAAGAGGCGATCTTCGAAAACCGGTTCATGCACGTGCCGGAACTGTGCCGAATGGGCGCGGACATCCACGTGTCGGGCCGCATGGCGGTCATCCGCGGCGGCCGGCCGCTGTCGGGCGCGTCGGTCATGGCGACAGACTTGCGCGCGTCGGCGAGTCTCGTGCTCGCGGGCCTGGTCGCCGACGGCAAGACCGAGGTGTTGCGCGTTTACCATCTCGACCGGGGCTACGCGCGCATCGAGGAGAAGCTGGCGCCACTCGGTGCGCGGATCGCGCGCTGCAAGGCATGA
- a CDS encoding AAA family ATPase — protein sequence MDTTRKIRKPGLEHFIKFVRDLPDLPPAEIFAELDRLGYRGQESARRAVCLMAYRHVRRIKRIYLDGVPRDQVPAKTNYLLVGPTGCGKTHLVELLFRSILKLPTALVDITTYSETGYVGQDPSTILTRLLHAADDNPMLASIGIICLDEFDKLASGQNNAIFAGAGTTKDVTGMGVQRELLKMLESSEVVVPLELTHSTYGDHIVLSTADIAFVAAGAFSGFKHVAQRRGASDSIGFGRRPPIRGASPDQIAVDFTHEEVESVANFQAYGFLPELVARFTRVIPFQALSADTLKAILDHDVIRRITSEFEHEGYELVVDEDVLDHIVGLALKRETGARGLASTLTRHLEEAAFACFGRGAEGRVRVTLDGDDIRVDVDE from the coding sequence ATGGACACGACGCGCAAAATCCGCAAGCCAGGCCTCGAGCATTTCATCAAATTCGTCCGCGATCTCCCAGACTTGCCCCCGGCCGAGATCTTCGCCGAGCTCGACCGGCTCGGCTACCGCGGGCAGGAATCCGCCCGCCGCGCCGTTTGCCTGATGGCGTACCGGCACGTACGCCGTATCAAGCGCATCTACCTCGACGGCGTACCGCGCGACCAGGTGCCGGCCAAGACCAACTACTTGCTGGTCGGGCCGACCGGCTGCGGAAAGACCCACCTGGTCGAGCTGCTGTTTCGCTCCATCCTCAAGCTGCCGACCGCGCTCGTCGACATCACCACATACTCCGAGACGGGCTACGTCGGCCAGGACCCGAGCACCATCCTCACGCGCCTGCTGCACGCGGCTGACGACAACCCGATGCTCGCCTCCATCGGCATCATCTGCCTGGACGAGTTCGACAAACTCGCGTCCGGCCAGAACAACGCGATCTTCGCAGGCGCGGGCACGACCAAGGACGTCACCGGCATGGGCGTGCAGCGCGAACTCCTCAAGATGCTCGAGTCGTCCGAGGTGGTCGTGCCGCTCGAACTGACCCATTCGACGTATGGCGATCACATCGTGCTGTCGACCGCCGACATTGCATTCGTCGCGGCCGGCGCGTTCTCGGGGTTCAAGCACGTCGCCCAGCGGCGCGGCGCGTCCGACTCGATCGGCTTCGGCCGCAGGCCGCCTATTCGCGGCGCATCGCCCGACCAGATCGCGGTCGACTTCACCCACGAGGAGGTCGAGAGCGTCGCCAACTTCCAGGCATACGGTTTTCTGCCCGAGCTGGTCGCACGATTTACGCGCGTGATCCCATTTCAGGCGCTGTCGGCCGACACGCTCAAAGCGATCCTCGACCACGACGTCATCCGCCGGATCACGAGCGAGTTCGAACACGAAGGCTACGAACTCGTGGTGGACGAGGACGTGCTCGATCACATCGTCGGGCTGGCGCTCAAGCGAGAGACCGGAGCGCGCGGTCTCGCGTCGACGCTCACGCGCCACCTCGAAGAGGCAGCGTTCGCGTGCTTCGGCCGCGGCGCCGAGGGCCGCGTGCGCGTCACGCTGGACGGCGACGACATCCGTGTCGACGTGGACGAGTAG